A DNA window from Bacteroidota bacterium contains the following coding sequences:
- a CDS encoding c-type cytochrome — protein sequence MMKEEKNNPDYTYNEKYDEKLMEHDYDGIKELNNPVPKWISAIFIITIVFSLIYVEHYFIFTQGDLQDAEYEKEVAEASLLYSKNKAQDTKLTTLTDEASLKAGKELFSTMTCIVCHGANGEGNAIGPNLTDKHWLSGCDFESVFNIIKNGNPTKGMTPFKAQMNEKKIQQAASYILVSLKDSNPENAKEPQGEICE from the coding sequence ATGATGAAAGAAGAAAAAAACAATCCAGATTATACTTATAATGAAAAATATGATGAAAAACTGATGGAGCATGACTATGATGGCATTAAGGAACTAAACAATCCTGTTCCAAAATGGATATCTGCCATATTTATAATAACTATAGTTTTTTCATTGATTTATGTCGAGCATTATTTCATTTTCACACAAGGCGATCTACAGGATGCTGAATACGAAAAAGAAGTTGCAGAAGCCTCATTACTTTATTCGAAAAATAAGGCACAAGACACTAAATTGACTACCCTCACTGATGAAGCATCTCTGAAAGCCGGTAAAGAATTATTTAGTACCATGACATGTATCGTATGCCATGGTGCCAATGGAGAAGGAAATGCAATAGGTCCAAATCTAACAGATAAGCATTGGTTGTCGGGTTGCGATTTTGAAAGCGTCTTTAATATTATCAAAAACGGAAATCCTACAAAAGGAATGACTCCGTTTAAAGCACAAATGAACGAAAAAAAAATTCAGCAAGCGGCAAGCTACATCTTAGTAAGCTTAAAAGATAGCAATCCTGAAAATGCAAAAGAGCCACAAGGTGAAATTTGCGAATAA
- the ccoN gene encoding cytochrome-c oxidase, cbb3-type subunit I, with translation MEIQKFNYDNKIVKLFILATIIWGVVAILVGLLAALQLSFPFFNFGLEFTTFGRIRPIHTNAVIFAFVGNAIYAGVYYSMQKLLKTRMFNDVLSKINFWGWQFIILCAALTFFAGITTGKEYAELEWPIDIMITVVWVVFGWNMIGTIIIRREKHIYAAIWWYLASFLGVAMLHVVNSFELPVSLFKSYPIYAGAQDAVVQWWYGHNAVAFFLTTPFLGLMYYYLPKAAGRPIYSYKLSIVHFWALIFIYMWAGPHHLLYQALPDWAQALGVTFSIMLIAPSWGGMINGLLTLRGAWDKVRDSAALKFMVVAVTAYGMSTFEGPMMSLKNVNAISHFTDWTIAHVHIGGMGWNGGLVFGMLYWLVPKLFRTKLFSEKIANTHFWIATLGMLIYAIPLYWAAITQWLMWREYTPEGFLAYPNFLETVTQIVPLYTFRIIGGTLYLVGFLLLVWNLVKTMAAGSMEANEAAEAYPLENKESRSSARETIHRWLERKPVRFAIVAFVLLAIGGAVEIIPMIFVKSNVPTIESVKPYTPLELEGRDIYISEGCYTCHSQMVRPFRWETDRYGEYSKIGEFVYDHPFQWGSRRTGPDLARTGVITGNMYKTASWHYNHFMDPQRMNEQSIMPKYDWFAIKDIDLDMIPAKIRAMQTLGVPYEEGFDERAIDDLKAQAQIIADDLKQSGIEIEPTKQMIAMIAYLHKLGRDITPVVETKPEPVKTTSVNITEEMIPAGKASFQKNCIICHGPDGKGNVIGPDLTDNEWIIEKSPEGVYENISNGKIEKGMTPFKGVLSEEEITQLTAFVLLELNKN, from the coding sequence ATGGAGATTCAAAAATTTAATTATGACAACAAAATTGTCAAGCTATTCATTTTAGCAACCATAATTTGGGGAGTGGTTGCAATCCTGGTTGGGCTTTTAGCTGCACTTCAGCTATCGTTCCCGTTTTTCAATTTTGGTTTAGAATTTACAACTTTCGGACGAATAAGACCAATTCATACGAATGCTGTAATTTTTGCTTTTGTTGGAAATGCAATTTACGCAGGAGTTTATTATTCAATGCAAAAGTTGCTGAAAACCAGAATGTTCAATGATGTTCTAAGCAAAATAAATTTTTGGGGCTGGCAGTTTATTATACTTTGTGCAGCCTTGACATTTTTTGCCGGAATTACCACCGGAAAAGAATATGCAGAATTAGAGTGGCCGATTGATATTATGATTACTGTAGTATGGGTGGTTTTTGGCTGGAATATGATAGGAACAATTATCATCAGAAGAGAAAAACACATTTATGCAGCCATTTGGTGGTATCTTGCCTCCTTCCTTGGAGTAGCTATGCTCCATGTAGTAAACTCATTTGAATTACCTGTTTCATTATTTAAAAGTTACCCAATATATGCAGGTGCTCAAGATGCAGTTGTACAATGGTGGTATGGCCATAATGCAGTAGCCTTTTTCTTAACAACACCATTCCTTGGTTTAATGTACTATTATCTTCCGAAAGCAGCCGGACGACCGATATATTCTTATAAATTATCAATTGTTCACTTCTGGGCATTGATTTTTATTTATATGTGGGCAGGCCCTCACCATTTATTATATCAGGCATTGCCAGATTGGGCACAGGCACTTGGAGTAACTTTTTCAATTATGCTCATAGCACCATCCTGGGGAGGCATGATAAATGGATTGCTAACATTGAGAGGTGCCTGGGATAAAGTACGAGATAGTGCAGCTCTAAAATTTATGGTAGTAGCAGTTACAGCATACGGAATGTCAACATTCGAAGGACCAATGATGTCATTGAAAAACGTAAATGCTATCAGCCACTTTACCGACTGGACTATTGCTCACGTTCATATTGGCGGAATGGGCTGGAACGGAGGATTAGTATTTGGAATGTTATATTGGTTAGTTCCAAAACTTTTCCGAACTAAACTTTTCTCAGAAAAAATTGCAAACACACATTTTTGGATTGCAACTCTCGGTATGTTAATTTATGCAATTCCTTTATACTGGGCAGCTATCACACAATGGTTAATGTGGAGAGAATATACTCCTGAAGGATTTTTGGCTTATCCTAATTTCTTAGAAACAGTTACTCAAATTGTTCCATTATATACATTCAGAATTATTGGTGGAACTTTATATTTAGTTGGCTTTTTACTATTAGTTTGGAACTTAGTTAAAACAATGGCAGCAGGTTCAATGGAAGCAAACGAGGCTGCTGAAGCTTACCCATTAGAAAATAAAGAATCAAGAAGCTCAGCAAGAGAAACTATTCATCGTTGGTTAGAGAGAAAACCCGTACGTTTTGCTATTGTGGCATTCGTTTTATTGGCAATAGGTGGTGCTGTAGAAATAATTCCAATGATTTTTGTTAAATCTAATGTACCAACTATCGAATCTGTGAAACCATATACTCCTTTAGAATTAGAAGGTAGAGACATATATATTAGCGAAGGATGTTATACTTGTCATTCGCAAATGGTTAGACCATTCAGGTGGGAAACAGACAGATACGGAGAATACTCAAAAATTGGCGAATTTGTTTACGATCATCCATTCCAATGGGGCTCACGAAGAACAGGACCAGATTTGGCCAGAACAGGAGTCATAACCGGCAATATGTACAAAACAGCTTCTTGGCACTATAATCACTTTATGGATCCACAAAGAATGAACGAACAATCGATTATGCCAAAATACGATTGGTTTGCAATAAAAGACATTGATTTAGATATGATTCCGGCAAAAATTAGAGCTATGCAAACTCTTGGAGTTCCTTACGAAGAAGGATTCGACGAAAGAGCAATCGACGATTTAAAAGCTCAGGCACAAATAATAGCTGACGATTTGAAACAATCAGGAATTGAAATTGAACCAACAAAGCAAATGATTGCAATGATTGCATACTTGCACAAACTCGGTAGAGATATAACACCCGTAGTCGAAACCAAACCAGAACCGGTAAAAACTACTTCTGTTAATATTACTGAAGAAATGATTCCGGCCGGAAAAGCAAGTTTTCAAAAAAATTGCATCATATGCCATGGACCAGATGGGAAAGGAAATGTAATTGGGCCAGACCTTACCGACAATGAATGGATTATTGAAAAATCTCCGGAAGGAGTATATGAGAATATTTCTAATGGAAAGATTGAAAAAGGGATGACACCTTTTAAAGGCGTACTTTCTGAAGAAGAAATTACTCAATTGACAGCATTTGTACTACTTGAACTAAATAAAAATTAA
- the ccoS gene encoding cbb3-type cytochrome oxidase assembly protein CcoS: MNIFYLLIGASLIIALIFLAIFIWAVKNGQFDDDFTPSVRILFDDEEIKKDTN; encoded by the coding sequence ATGAATATATTTTACCTCTTAATAGGAGCAAGTCTCATAATAGCACTAATTTTTTTAGCAATATTCATTTGGGCTGTAAAAAATGGGCAATTCGATGATGACTTTACTCCCTCTGTCCGAATTTTATTTGACGATGAAGAAATAAAAAAAGATACTAACTAA
- a CDS encoding ferritin family protein — protein MKEFETIEEILDFAITAEQSAVDFYTKLAKTARNEEIKESFLQFAKEEISHKTRLTKIKTERAYEFEPEKISDLKIADYQIPVKPSDDMSYQDVLVLAMKREKAAYKLYTHLSQIAPNNELKKTFQALAQEEAKHKLRFEIEYDDMVMFEN, from the coding sequence ATGAAAGAATTTGAAACTATAGAAGAAATATTAGATTTTGCAATTACTGCTGAACAATCGGCAGTTGATTTCTATACTAAGTTAGCCAAAACTGCACGAAATGAGGAAATTAAGGAATCTTTCTTGCAATTTGCGAAAGAAGAAATTAGTCATAAAACCCGACTTACAAAAATAAAGACGGAACGTGCCTACGAATTTGAACCCGAAAAAATAAGCGACCTAAAAATTGCTGATTATCAAATTCCTGTTAAACCAAGTGATGATATGAGCTATCAAGATGTACTGGTGCTTGCTATGAAACGAGAGAAAGCAGCCTACAAACTTTATACTCACCTTTCTCAAATTGCCCCAAACAACGAACTGAAAAAAACATTTCAAGCATTGGCTCAAGAAGAAGCGAAACATAAACTGAGATTTGAAATCGAATACGACGATATGGTTATGTTTGAAAATTAA
- a CDS encoding ferredoxin--NADP reductase, with the protein MNELNGIVIMVQQVSPIMKIIRIVPDGWELPKFESGQFVALFLPGSAERCPEATEELEKTAPDKMIKRAYSISSSAKEIDYLEFYITLVHSGTLTPRIFNLKIGDRIGVGKKIVGMFTLNQVPIDKNVVLIATGTGVAPYMSMLRSDALNIDRKICVIHGAANSWDLGYSSELRLIESMSKNFHYIPTITMPEKEPAGWKGETRFIQDMLADRIIEKTWGERPTADNSHVFICGNPNMIDAVTEILESRGLREHSKRSPGQIHCEKF; encoded by the coding sequence ATGAATGAATTAAACGGAATTGTAATCATGGTGCAGCAAGTTTCACCAATAATGAAGATTATTAGAATTGTACCAGACGGTTGGGAATTACCAAAATTTGAATCAGGTCAATTTGTAGCACTATTTTTGCCAGGCTCAGCTGAACGATGCCCTGAAGCCACAGAAGAGCTCGAAAAAACAGCTCCCGACAAAATGATAAAAAGAGCTTATTCAATATCCTCTTCAGCAAAAGAGATAGATTATCTCGAATTTTACATTACACTTGTACATTCGGGTACTCTCACGCCAAGAATTTTTAATTTAAAAATTGGAGACAGAATTGGTGTAGGAAAAAAAATTGTTGGGATGTTTACACTCAACCAAGTTCCAATTGATAAAAACGTAGTTTTGATAGCAACAGGCACTGGAGTTGCACCATATATGAGTATGCTTCGTTCAGATGCACTAAATATTGATAGAAAAATATGCGTAATTCATGGTGCTGCTAATTCTTGGGATTTGGGCTACTCTTCAGAATTAAGGCTGATTGAGAGCATGTCTAAAAATTTCCATTACATCCCAACAATCACAATGCCCGAAAAAGAACCGGCAGGCTGGAAAGGCGAAACAAGATTTATTCAGGATATGCTTGCCGACAGAATTATTGAAAAAACATGGGGAGAGCGTCCAACTGCCGACAACTCACATGTTTTCATTTGCGGAAATCCAAATATGATAGATGCTGTAACCGAAATTCTTGAGTCAAGAGGTTTGAGAGAGCACTCTAAGAGATCTCCCGGACAAATTCATTGCGAGAAATTCTAA
- a CDS encoding TonB-dependent receptor, with product METINSPRQKALRINLDNRFFGTIAEIGAGQEVARRFFTAGGSSGTVAKTISAYDMALSNNLYGETHSKRYVSEERLKKMLEIEYKQIVSSLQNIKQGNTCFFAFANTVSAINFQKTNESHGWIGIKFQLHPGYEANEILLHVKMYEKDNLLQQRTIGILGVNLIYAAFYFNKYPSSFLRSLMDFLSRDQLEIDMIRMTGPDLDYIDNRLISVQLVKNKMTNATVFDNDHNVRPPSDIFYKKNIMVLRGSFRPITLVGVDMLKKGFELFKTENNCNEENTLLFCEISLENLLMEGDFDEKDFLDRVDLLNGLGINVIISDMKQHHEFVSYFDIYKIYQIGIIIGSTTYQNLFHREYYTNLSGGILQGFGRLFKNNVKMYVYPTQVENKKELICSENITLNNNTKNIHQYLIDSGKIINIHNFDKSLLHIFPRKVIELIKEGNNEWETMVPQFVAKTIKSRRMFEYYNTK from the coding sequence ATGGAAACAATAAATAGTCCCAGACAAAAAGCACTAAGAATAAATCTTGACAATCGTTTTTTTGGGACAATTGCTGAAATTGGTGCAGGACAAGAAGTTGCCCGGCGATTCTTCACTGCCGGGGGTTCTTCGGGAACAGTTGCCAAAACCATTTCTGCATACGACATGGCTTTAAGCAACAATCTCTATGGCGAAACTCATAGTAAAAGATATGTAAGCGAAGAAAGATTGAAAAAAATGCTCGAAATTGAGTACAAACAAATCGTAAGCTCGCTACAAAACATAAAACAAGGAAACACATGCTTTTTTGCTTTTGCAAATACAGTTTCAGCAATAAATTTTCAGAAAACTAACGAAAGTCATGGTTGGATTGGGATAAAATTTCAACTACACCCTGGTTATGAAGCAAACGAAATTTTGCTTCATGTAAAAATGTACGAAAAAGACAATCTTCTGCAACAGAGAACTATCGGAATTCTTGGAGTTAATCTAATTTATGCAGCTTTCTATTTCAATAAATATCCCAGTAGCTTTCTGCGATCTTTAATGGATTTTCTTTCTAGAGACCAGTTAGAAATTGATATGATTAGAATGACTGGTCCAGATCTTGACTACATAGACAATAGGTTGATTAGCGTACAGCTTGTTAAAAACAAAATGACAAATGCTACAGTTTTCGACAACGACCACAATGTAAGACCTCCTTCAGATATTTTTTACAAAAAAAACATCATGGTTCTTAGAGGAAGCTTTCGCCCAATTACACTGGTTGGTGTCGATATGCTGAAAAAAGGCTTCGAACTGTTCAAAACCGAAAACAATTGCAATGAAGAAAATACATTACTTTTTTGCGAAATTAGCTTAGAAAATCTGCTCATGGAAGGCGATTTCGATGAAAAGGACTTCTTAGATCGTGTAGATTTACTCAATGGATTAGGTATAAATGTTATTATTTCTGACATGAAACAACATCACGAATTTGTTTCGTATTTCGATATTTATAAAATATACCAAATCGGCATCATCATTGGTTCAACAACTTATCAAAATCTGTTTCATCGTGAATATTATACAAATCTAAGTGGAGGGATTCTGCAAGGTTTTGGCAGATTGTTCAAGAATAATGTAAAAATGTATGTTTATCCTACACAAGTTGAAAACAAAAAAGAATTAATCTGCTCAGAAAATATTACTCTAAACAATAATACAAAAAATATCCATCAGTATCTGATAGACTCCGGAAAAATAATAAATATTCATAACTTTGATAAAAGTTTGTTACATATATTTCCACGAAAAGTAATTGAGCTTATAAAAGAAGGAAATAATGAATGGGAGACAATGGTTCCTCAATTTGTTGCAAAAACAATAAAATCTAGAAGAATGTTTGAATACTATAACACTAAATAA
- the bcp gene encoding thioredoxin-dependent thiol peroxidase, translating to MISLKSGDTAPNFTANNQNSEKISLADFKGKTLVLYFYPKDNTPGCTAEACDLRDNFEALKKSGFEILGVSPDSEVSHQKFIKKHNLPFDLLADTEKEIIKSYGVWGEKKMFGKIKEGVFRTTFIINKDGIISEVIDKVKTKYHAAQIYPDILLMEE from the coding sequence ATGATAAGTTTAAAAAGTGGAGACACTGCACCAAATTTTACTGCAAACAATCAGAACAGCGAAAAAATCTCCTTAGCTGATTTTAAAGGAAAAACTTTAGTACTATATTTCTATCCAAAGGATAATACGCCTGGTTGTACAGCAGAAGCATGCGACTTACGAGATAATTTCGAAGCCCTAAAAAAATCGGGCTTCGAAATACTTGGTGTTAGCCCTGACAGTGAAGTATCTCATCAGAAGTTTATCAAAAAACACAATTTACCATTCGATTTATTAGCCGATACAGAAAAAGAAATAATAAAAAGTTATGGAGTTTGGGGCGAGAAAAAAATGTTTGGAAAAATTAAAGAAGGCGTATTTCGAACCACTTTCATTATAAATAAGGATGGAATAATCAGTGAAGTTATTGATAAAGTGAAAACTAAATATCATGCTGCACAAATATATCCAGACATATTATTAATGGAAGAATAA
- a CDS encoding rubredoxin, with translation MKKYVCIPCDWVYDPAIGDPDGGIAVGTAFEDIPDDWVCPICGVGKEDFELIEE, from the coding sequence ATGAAAAAATATGTATGTATCCCATGTGATTGGGTTTATGATCCAGCAATAGGCGACCCCGATGGTGGGATTGCCGTAGGAACAGCCTTTGAAGATATTCCAGACGATTGGGTTTGCCCAATTTGTGGAGTTGGCAAAGAAGATTTTGAACTTATTGAGGAATAG
- a CDS encoding dihydroorotate dehydrogenase-like protein, producing the protein MDLSTKYMGLNLKNPIIIGSSGQSNSVEKIVKLAENGAGAIVLKSLFEEQILSETSKNIEENLAYFPDAFDYISAYTKENNLTEYLTLIEEAKKKVEIPIIASINCISTKEWTNFAKNIESAGADALELNVSMLPSEENRTSKENEQIYFEIIEKIKPQISIPLSLKMSHFSAGLSNLVRKLSWTKMIDSIVLFNRYFNPDIDINNFKITSSGVFSTPEDISISLRWIALLSDKVHCNLAASTGVHSGEGVIKQLLAGATAVQIVSVIYKYGPEYISTILNDLTTWMEKKNFNSIDDFRGKLSGKENTASFERIQYMKYFGGIE; encoded by the coding sequence ATGGATTTATCTACAAAGTATATGGGATTAAATTTGAAAAATCCTATAATAATTGGTAGTTCAGGGCAATCAAATTCAGTTGAAAAAATTGTTAAACTTGCCGAAAATGGTGCAGGAGCAATAGTTTTAAAATCATTATTTGAAGAGCAAATATTGTCAGAAACTTCAAAAAATATTGAAGAAAACCTGGCATATTTTCCAGATGCCTTCGATTATATCAGTGCCTATACTAAGGAAAATAATCTTACTGAATATCTAACTTTAATTGAAGAAGCAAAAAAAAAGGTTGAAATTCCAATAATAGCAAGCATCAATTGCATTTCTACAAAAGAATGGACAAATTTTGCGAAAAACATTGAAAGTGCAGGTGCAGATGCTTTAGAATTGAATGTGTCTATGCTTCCTTCAGAAGAAAACAGAACCAGTAAAGAAAACGAACAAATATATTTTGAGATTATTGAGAAGATAAAACCTCAAATATCTATACCCTTGTCTTTGAAAATGAGCCACTTTTCTGCCGGACTTTCAAATCTGGTAAGAAAATTAAGTTGGACTAAAATGATTGATAGTATTGTTCTTTTCAATCGCTACTTTAATCCTGATATTGATATTAACAACTTCAAAATCACCTCTTCAGGAGTATTTAGCACACCCGAAGATATTTCAATTTCGCTGCGCTGGATTGCCCTACTTTCAGATAAAGTACACTGCAATTTAGCTGCTTCAACAGGCGTTCATTCTGGCGAAGGAGTAATTAAGCAATTGCTTGCAGGAGCTACTGCAGTCCAAATTGTTTCGGTTATTTACAAATACGGACCAGAGTATATTTCAACAATTCTAAACGACTTGACAACTTGGATGGAAAAGAAAAATTTCAACAGCATTGACGATTTTAGAGGAAAACTAAGCGGAAAAGAAAATACAGCATCCTTCGAAAGAATTCAATATATGAAATATTTTGGCGGAATAGAATAA